From the Leptolyngbya sp. O-77 genome, one window contains:
- the modB gene encoding molybdate ABC transporter permease subunit has protein sequence MIWQPSILSLQVTLVASALILVFGLGLGIFLARVRFRGQIFVSTLLNLPLVLPPSVVGYFLLLALGRGSPIREWLRIDLLFTWQAGAIASAVVALPLMVESTRAAIANVSPELEAAARTLGSTEPEVLWRITLPLAHRGILAGFGLSVARGLGEFGATLMVAGSIPGRTQTLPLAIYDAVQMQRYGLANAMVLMMTAIAFALLWWVRHLESKQSPSQSPIAIRPEIDSEIDLEINSEVNPDEPIGGYSEAAPQLYPERSFQR, from the coding sequence ATGATTTGGCAACCGTCAATCCTCTCTCTCCAAGTCACCTTGGTCGCCAGCGCTTTGATTCTGGTGTTTGGGCTGGGGCTGGGAATTTTTTTGGCGCGGGTACGGTTTCGGGGACAGATTTTTGTGTCTACGTTGCTGAATTTGCCGCTGGTGCTGCCACCCAGCGTCGTGGGCTATTTTTTGCTGCTGGCCCTAGGACGCGGCAGTCCGATTAGGGAATGGCTGAGAATTGATTTGCTCTTTACCTGGCAGGCGGGGGCGATCGCCTCGGCGGTGGTAGCGCTGCCGCTGATGGTGGAATCGACCCGTGCGGCGATCGCCAACGTCAGTCCAGAGCTAGAGGCCGCCGCCCGCACGCTGGGTTCAACGGAGCCAGAAGTGTTGTGGCGGATTACCCTGCCGCTTGCCCATCGCGGCATTTTGGCAGGCTTTGGGCTAAGCGTGGCGCGGGGATTGGGAGAATTTGGCGCAACGCTAATGGTGGCAGGCAGCATCCCCGGACGCACCCAGACCCTCCCCCTGGCAATCTACGATGCCGTGCAAATGCAGCGCTATGGACTCGCAAACGCAATGGTGCTGATGATGACGGCGATTGCCTTTGCTTTGTTGTGGTGGGTGCGCCATTTGGAGTCCAAACAGTCTCCTTCGCAGTCGCCAATCGCGATTCGCCCAGAGATCGACTCAGAGATCGACTTAGAGATCAACTCAGAGGTCAACCCAGATGAGCCTATTGGTGGATATTCAGAAGCGGCTCCCCAGCTATACCCTGAACGTAGCTTTCAGCGCTGA
- the modA gene encoding molybdate ABC transporter substrate-binding protein, protein MASNVASNVAPEAAPPVAQEPVTLTVSAAADLNYVFPEIGKQWEAETGHRVTFNLGSTGQLAQQIERGAPVDLFAAANRKFIEDLDEKGLIRSETKALYGVGRIVLWQKDDSPLELKTLQDLTKPEVKRVAIANPDHAPYGVAAREAMQSAGVWDAIQPKLVLGENIKQTQQYAEMGNVEVAIAALSISVGKPGKWTLIPAELHQPLEQMLAVPKTAPHPELAQQFATFINGEKGRPLMRKYGFVLPGEELAL, encoded by the coding sequence GTGGCTTCCAATGTGGCTTCCAATGTGGCTCCTGAGGCAGCGCCACCCGTCGCACAGGAGCCAGTCACGCTGACAGTTTCAGCAGCGGCCGACCTGAACTACGTGTTTCCCGAAATTGGCAAGCAGTGGGAGGCGGAAACCGGACATCGGGTTACGTTTAACCTGGGTTCGACCGGACAATTGGCACAGCAAATTGAGCGGGGCGCACCCGTGGATTTATTTGCCGCAGCCAACCGGAAATTCATCGAAGATTTGGATGAGAAAGGGCTGATTCGCTCCGAAACGAAGGCGCTGTATGGCGTGGGGCGAATTGTGCTGTGGCAGAAAGACGACAGCCCCCTGGAACTGAAAACCCTGCAAGACTTGACGAAGCCGGAGGTGAAACGGGTTGCGATCGCCAATCCAGACCACGCGCCCTACGGGGTCGCCGCCCGCGAAGCGATGCAGTCTGCCGGGGTTTGGGATGCGATTCAGCCCAAGCTGGTCCTTGGGGAAAACATCAAACAAACCCAGCAATATGCCGAAATGGGGAACGTGGAAGTGGCGATCGCCGCCCTTTCGATTAGCGTCGGCAAACCCGGAAAATGGACGCTGATTCCGGCTGAGTTGCACCAGCCGCTGGAGCAAATGCTGGCCGTGCCCAAGACCGCGCCGCATCCTGAACTGGCTCAGCAGTTTGCCACATTTATCAATGGGGAGAAGGGTCGGCCCCTCATGAGAAAATACGGTTTCGTCCTGCCTGGAGAGGAGCTAGCCCTATGA
- a CDS encoding Ig-like domain-containing protein — protein MPSITSQPTVVFIDAATPDYQTLIAGIHADADVYVLSAELDGIQQITDSLTGRNNVSSVHIISHGSAGNLQLGSAVLNGDTLAHYNTFLQSWSAALTDNADILLYGCNIADGEGSAFVDQLAEITGANLAASTNPTGSAAYGGDWTLEYTTGNIEAPTPFSAESLRNYSGILGQFTANSIVVLRVGDGSAALTNAATAVFLDEYDTNGNLLQSIPMPTAVNGSNRRMTLSGTSLSQGSLTLSVNGQFLTVAGYDAAVGTDDVTKTESAATNRVVALIDGNGVIDTSTRISDGFNRDEPRGVATTDGTEFWVAGVSNNNSGGVRYVSYGSSGTSTQLTTPDRASRSLGIYNGQLYLTATGTGFVGLNTVGTGTPTSGSHTLTLRAVAGQLPYEFVLLDRDASIAGVDTLYVADYSGLTTSRGIHKFSFDGTNWISRGRYDAGQIIGLAGKVVGGTVELYGTQVTAANNSLVRIVDTAAFNQNISGSLTTLAVAGANRIFRGVAFSPSAVVNQPPVANSGSLITNEDAAFSGTLSGSDPEGAALTYSIVNQPANGTVTITNAATGAYTFTPNLNFNGSDSFTFRVNDSVNDSGTATITITVNPVNDAPTASGVILNTDEDVAGSGFLLGADVDGDGLTYEIVTLPTKGSVVITNTTTGAFTYTPNANANGADSFTYRVFDGTVYSSPATLTVAIAPVNDAPQASNSNLSTSRNQPQSSTISAADVDGDTLTYSVVTAPANGTLTSFDAATGAFTYLPNAGYVGPDSFSFQANDGSGAPNALSNVATVNIMVNFGNNAPVANSSNLTTNEDVAVPGTLSGTDGDNDPLIYAIATGPSQGSITAFDSSTGAFTYTPNPNANGSDSFSFRVFDGFEESAPATVTITINAINDAPVANAATLTTRTGKTEVSVLTATDVEGDPLSFSIVSAPAHGTVTITNALTGEYTYTANAGFSGSDSFTFRANDGTDDSAPATVNITVGPNSAPIATNGNLTTRTNVDKAGMLTATDPDSDPIRFSIVTAPSHGTVVITNTATGAYTYTPNPGYSGPDSFVFRANDGIFDSAPGTVSVVVAANQAPTLVSPLPRRGATEKQLFTAQIPVNAFVDPDGDSLTYTATLENGAPLPAWLTFNPANRTFSGTPANANVGTIALRVVATDPSGARSEGTFTLTVLNVNDAPVLQKPISDQAATTGRGFSLVLAADTFADVDAGDVLTYTARLSDGSPLPAWLTFDPVTRTFSGTPAGENAGSYRVVVRATDSSGISIADEFDLVVKLGGSSSGGGQNGKPKKLNRIVGSSKSDVLKGTRLGDRMVGGSGNDLMRGLGGADLLLGGDGTDRMIGGSGNDTLIGGRGADVLSGGAGDDVLVAGETTDLQRSFAESAEIDQRAIASNILKGGKGNDLLVSGGRSDVMIGGAGRDTFVLAKHGSADFIRDFKIGTDVIGLAKGLTFGDLRIQQFSKGTRILLDGSNEVIAELSGVRANKLTAASFVPFTRLPL, from the coding sequence ATGCCTTCTATCACCAGTCAGCCCACCGTCGTTTTTATCGATGCTGCCACGCCGGATTACCAAACATTGATTGCAGGCATCCACGCCGATGCTGATGTTTATGTTCTCAGCGCTGAACTAGACGGCATTCAGCAAATTACAGACTCCCTGACTGGACGCAATAACGTCAGCAGCGTTCACATTATTTCTCACGGCAGCGCAGGCAACCTCCAGCTAGGCTCCGCAGTGCTAAACGGCGATACGCTGGCACACTACAACACGTTCCTGCAATCCTGGTCTGCCGCGCTGACAGACAATGCCGATATCCTACTCTACGGCTGCAACATCGCTGATGGCGAGGGCAGCGCGTTTGTAGATCAGCTTGCTGAAATCACCGGCGCCAACCTTGCTGCATCCACAAACCCAACGGGCAGCGCTGCCTACGGCGGCGACTGGACGCTGGAGTACACCACAGGCAACATCGAAGCACCCACACCCTTCAGCGCTGAGAGTTTAAGAAACTATAGCGGCATTCTGGGGCAATTCACTGCTAACAGCATTGTTGTTCTTCGAGTTGGTGATGGCAGTGCAGCGCTGACCAATGCAGCAACTGCTGTTTTTCTAGATGAGTACGATACGAACGGCAACCTGCTGCAATCTATTCCCATGCCGACCGCAGTCAACGGCAGCAACCGCCGCATGACGCTAAGCGGCACCAGCCTTTCTCAAGGCTCGCTGACCTTATCGGTTAACGGGCAATTTCTGACTGTCGCTGGCTATGATGCGGCTGTGGGCACTGACGATGTCACCAAGACTGAAAGCGCTGCCACCAATCGCGTGGTTGCTTTGATTGACGGAAACGGCGTCATCGACACGTCAACCCGCATCAGCGACGGGTTTAACCGGGACGAACCTCGCGGTGTGGCCACTACCGATGGGACTGAGTTTTGGGTCGCGGGTGTATCGAATAACAATAGCGGTGGTGTCCGCTATGTCTCCTACGGCAGTTCTGGAACCAGCACGCAGCTAACAACGCCTGACCGCGCCTCAAGATCTTTAGGAATTTATAACGGACAGCTTTATCTGACAGCCACAGGCACAGGCTTTGTTGGACTTAACACCGTCGGCACGGGCACGCCGACGAGCGGCTCCCACACGCTGACGTTGCGAGCCGTTGCAGGACAGTTGCCCTATGAGTTTGTACTGCTCGACCGAGATGCATCGATCGCCGGAGTCGATACGCTTTATGTTGCTGATTACAGCGGACTGACCACATCGCGTGGCATTCACAAGTTCTCTTTTGATGGCACAAACTGGATCTCACGAGGACGTTATGATGCGGGACAGATTATTGGGCTAGCGGGCAAAGTGGTTGGCGGTACGGTAGAGCTATACGGCACCCAAGTAACAGCAGCAAATAATTCTCTGGTCAGAATCGTAGACACGGCTGCGTTTAACCAAAACATCAGCGGTAGCCTGACAACGCTGGCCGTCGCTGGGGCAAACCGGATATTTCGCGGGGTGGCGTTCTCGCCGAGTGCAGTGGTGAATCAGCCGCCTGTTGCCAACAGCGGTTCGCTGATCACAAACGAAGATGCCGCATTCTCTGGAACGCTATCTGGATCAGATCCAGAAGGTGCAGCGCTAACCTACAGCATCGTGAACCAGCCTGCTAATGGCACGGTGACGATTACGAATGCTGCGACAGGAGCATACACGTTTACACCAAATTTAAACTTCAATGGAAGCGATTCATTCACTTTTAGAGTGAATGATAGCGTGAATGACTCTGGTACAGCAACAATCACAATTACGGTCAATCCGGTGAATGATGCGCCGACGGCTTCTGGTGTCATCTTAAACACAGATGAAGATGTAGCGGGATCAGGCTTTTTGCTAGGCGCGGATGTCGATGGTGATGGGTTGACGTATGAAATCGTGACCCTGCCGACAAAAGGAAGCGTCGTCATCACGAATACAACAACCGGAGCCTTTACCTACACGCCGAATGCAAACGCGAATGGCGCTGACAGCTTCACCTATCGCGTGTTTGACGGGACGGTGTATTCCAGCCCAGCAACGTTGACCGTGGCGATCGCCCCAGTCAACGACGCGCCGCAAGCCTCTAATAGCAACCTCAGCACCAGCAGAAATCAGCCCCAGAGCAGTACGATCTCGGCGGCGGATGTAGACGGTGACACCTTGACCTACAGCGTGGTGACGGCACCAGCGAATGGCACGCTGACCAGCTTTGACGCAGCGACCGGAGCCTTTACCTACTTGCCGAATGCGGGGTATGTCGGGCCTGACAGCTTTTCGTTCCAGGCGAATGACGGCAGTGGCGCACCCAACGCGCTCTCGAACGTGGCGACAGTGAACATTATGGTCAACTTTGGCAACAATGCCCCGGTTGCCAACAGCAGCAATCTGACTACCAATGAAGACGTGGCTGTTCCAGGAACGCTTTCTGGCACGGATGGCGACAACGATCCGCTGATCTATGCGATCGCCACTGGGCCCAGCCAGGGCAGCATTACTGCTTTTGATTCCAGCACAGGCGCATTTACCTACACGCCCAACCCCAATGCAAACGGTTCTGACAGCTTCTCATTCCGCGTATTCGATGGATTTGAGGAGTCGGCACCCGCAACAGTCACTATTACCATCAACGCCATTAACGATGCGCCCGTTGCCAATGCGGCGACCCTAACCACACGGACAGGCAAAACCGAGGTGAGCGTGTTGACCGCCACAGACGTAGAGGGCGATCCGCTGAGCTTCAGTATTGTCTCCGCTCCGGCACATGGCACGGTCACAATCACGAACGCCCTGACGGGAGAATACACCTACACTGCCAACGCGGGTTTTTCGGGCAGCGACAGCTTTACATTTCGGGCAAACGATGGAACGGATGATTCTGCGCCTGCAACGGTCAACATCACGGTCGGGCCGAATAGTGCGCCCATCGCAACTAACGGCAACCTGACGACCCGTACCAACGTGGATAAGGCGGGAATGCTGACGGCGACCGATCCCGACAGCGATCCGATTCGGTTCTCGATTGTGACTGCGCCCAGCCACGGAACAGTCGTCATTACCAACACGGCGACCGGGGCTTATACATACACGCCAAATCCGGGATATAGCGGCCCAGACAGCTTCGTATTCCGGGCAAACGACGGCATCTTCGATTCTGCTCCCGGAACGGTTTCGGTGGTGGTGGCAGCAAACCAAGCTCCCACACTCGTCTCACCGCTGCCCCGACGCGGCGCAACGGAGAAGCAGCTATTTACGGCTCAGATTCCGGTCAATGCGTTTGTCGATCCGGATGGCGATTCGCTGACCTATACGGCGACGCTGGAAAACGGTGCGCCGCTGCCTGCGTGGTTGACCTTTAACCCGGCGAATCGCACGTTTTCGGGTACGCCAGCCAATGCCAACGTGGGCACGATCGCGCTGCGGGTTGTTGCAACTGATCCAAGCGGGGCGCGGAGTGAAGGCACCTTCACCCTGACCGTGCTGAATGTCAACGATGCGCCTGTGCTGCAAAAGCCGATTAGCGACCAGGCTGCGACGACCGGCAGAGGATTTAGCCTGGTGCTGGCGGCAGATACATTTGCCGATGTGGACGCAGGCGATGTGCTGACCTATACAGCCAGGTTGAGCGACGGCAGTCCGCTGCCTGCATGGCTGACGTTCGATCCCGTAACGCGCACCTTTAGCGGAACGCCAGCGGGCGAGAATGCGGGCAGCTATCGAGTGGTCGTGCGGGCAACTGACTCGTCGGGCATTAGCATCGCTGACGAGTTTGATCTGGTGGTGAAGTTGGGCGGCTCGTCTTCTGGCGGCGGGCAAAACGGTAAACCCAAAAAGCTGAACCGGATTGTGGGGTCGTCAAAGTCGGATGTGCTGAAGGGCACGCGATTGGGCGATCGCATGGTGGGCGGCAGTGGCAATGACCTGATGCGCGGGCTGGGGGGCGCTGACCTGCTGTTGGGCGGCGACGGCACAGATCGGATGATTGGCGGCAGTGGAAATGACACGCTGATCGGCGGACGCGGAGCAGATGTGCTGTCTGGTGGTGCGGGCGACGATGTGCTGGTGGCCGGAGAGACAACCGATTTGCAGCGCAGTTTTGCGGAATCTGCTGAGATAGATCAACGGGCGATCGCCTCTAATATCCTGAAGGGTGGCAAGGGCAACGACCTGCTGGTGAGCGGTGGACGCAGCGATGTGATGATTGGCGGCGCAGGGCGCGATACGTTTGTCCTCGCCAAGCACGGCAGCGCTGATTTCATTCGAGATTTCAAAATCGGCACAGATGTCATCGGGCTGGCGAAGGGGTTGACCTTTGGCGATCTGCGAATTCAGCAATTTAGCAAAGGAACCCGCATCCTGCTGGACGGCTCAAATGAGGTGATTGCGGAGCTGTCGGGGGTGCGGGCGAATAAGCTGACCGCTGCCAGTTTTGTGCCATTTACGCGGCTACCGCTTTAG
- a CDS encoding dual specificity protein phosphatase family protein → MGEGILKTLRSRQGLVLKPGRSPYRSIQSSATLLRQTQICWILPNRLALGPLPQPDYASILTAANVEVVLSLCADAEGRLPQNIAEKFYYQRYILPNQSYLVPLQVQHFEVATELLHQHLRRQRPVYVHCRRGVERSPLVCAAYLCRYHQLEVWEALRYVQQVQAIAAPTSAQIKILQAFVSQSSKFLDSTQVSV, encoded by the coding sequence ATGGGCGAGGGCATTTTGAAAACACTGCGATCGCGACAGGGGCTAGTCCTAAAACCAGGGCGATCGCCCTACCGTTCTATCCAGTCCTCCGCCACGCTCCTCCGCCAAACTCAAATTTGCTGGATTTTGCCCAACCGTCTGGCCCTGGGACCCCTCCCACAACCAGACTACGCTAGCATCCTCACCGCCGCCAACGTAGAGGTGGTGCTATCGCTCTGTGCCGACGCAGAGGGGAGACTGCCGCAAAACATTGCAGAAAAGTTTTACTATCAGCGATATATTTTGCCAAATCAATCCTACTTGGTTCCGCTTCAGGTTCAACACTTTGAAGTGGCAACAGAACTGCTGCATCAGCACCTCCGTCGCCAGCGCCCAGTTTATGTCCACTGTCGGCGGGGAGTCGAGCGATCGCCCCTAGTGTGTGCTGCGTATTTGTGTCGTTATCACCAGTTAGAGGTGTGGGAGGCGCTGCGCTATGTTCAGCAGGTGCAGGCGATCGCCGCCCCGACTAGCGCACAAATCAAAATATTGCAGGCGTTTGTAAGTCAAAGTTCAAAATTCCTGGATTCTACTCAGGTCTCCGTGTAG
- a CDS encoding HpsJ family protein — MTQAQPESPTPSPASKPFSPVLLRWAGYGLLVLTTLDLFTILFPPRFTNPIWEFETMGAIVERVPVPLLAAALIFFGEMQFRSKWERPVLKFLSWVSMLFGIFLLLLVPLGVTNTLRLNSQSMDLISNQFSQQLEQVAAFEKQINDASAEQIKGFLESQGVTLEGDAARAPKEQMLSQLSQFKERMQEQVEIEKASRRNRLMESSAKWNLSALIAGFLFIYIWHLTRWARGAKKKRSKASKTQPAA, encoded by the coding sequence ATGACTCAAGCCCAACCCGAATCTCCCACTCCCTCCCCCGCAAGCAAGCCTTTTTCCCCAGTGCTGCTGCGTTGGGCCGGGTATGGACTGTTGGTTCTGACGACGCTTGACCTGTTCACAATTCTGTTCCCACCCCGATTCACTAATCCCATTTGGGAGTTTGAAACAATGGGTGCAATCGTAGAGCGAGTTCCTGTTCCACTTTTGGCGGCGGCGCTAATCTTTTTTGGGGAAATGCAGTTTCGCAGTAAGTGGGAACGGCCTGTTCTCAAGTTCCTTTCCTGGGTATCAATGCTGTTTGGTATTTTCCTGCTGCTGCTGGTTCCGCTGGGCGTGACGAATACGCTACGGCTGAATAGCCAGAGCATGGATTTGATCAGTAACCAATTTAGCCAGCAGCTTGAGCAGGTAGCTGCTTTCGAGAAGCAAATCAATGATGCCAGCGCGGAGCAAATCAAGGGCTTTTTGGAGAGCCAGGGCGTGACGCTGGAGGGAGATGCAGCCAGAGCGCCCAAGGAGCAAATGCTGAGCCAGTTGTCTCAGTTTAAGGAGCGGATGCAGGAGCAGGTGGAAATTGAAAAGGCAAGCCGCCGCAACCGCCTGATGGAAAGCTCTGCCAAGTGGAACTTGAGCGCCTTGATTGCTGGCTTCTTGTTTATCTATATCTGGCACCTTACTCGCTGGGCCAGGGGTGCCAAGAAAAAGCGCAGCAAAGCATCCAAAACACAGCCCGCTGCATAG
- a CDS encoding cyanoexosortase A system-associated protein, with translation MTANLSANSAENLVAKYTRLSLLALTLGGVVLVLGRLLLFPPTAEQTKAEFDFPEQVPLPGWQAQSATALPIPEKAQAEMVSGKRYDYTKGDRALTVEIRYLVNTDPSVRNLLLKYGKSTPTVAFPTTIQQDESGGFYSIYADETHAHLTSCINPRGSSTVTEAQFMQNRYALDLRPERALPVLLGRETLRDGRCLWTVMSAPLQNTPADQVYPQLKAAWKDWQAWWQPQFPTP, from the coding sequence ATGACTGCAAACTTATCTGCAAACTCAGCCGAAAACTTAGTTGCGAAATATACTCGCCTGTCGCTGCTGGCATTGACCTTGGGGGGCGTGGTGCTGGTACTGGGGCGCTTGCTCCTGTTTCCCCCGACCGCTGAGCAGACGAAGGCCGAATTTGACTTCCCGGAGCAGGTGCCCCTTCCTGGCTGGCAGGCTCAGTCGGCAACAGCGCTGCCGATTCCCGAAAAGGCGCAGGCAGAGATGGTGTCGGGCAAGCGATACGACTATACGAAGGGCGATCGCGCTCTCACAGTAGAAATCCGATACCTGGTCAACACCGACCCCAGCGTCCGCAATTTATTGCTGAAGTATGGCAAATCCACCCCAACGGTTGCGTTTCCCACAACCATTCAGCAAGACGAATCAGGCGGATTCTACAGCATCTACGCCGATGAAACCCACGCCCATCTCACCAGTTGCATCAATCCTCGCGGCTCCAGCACCGTCACCGAGGCGCAGTTTATGCAAAACCGTTACGCCCTCGACTTGCGCCCAGAGCGGGCCCTGCCCGTCCTGCTGGGTCGAGAGACGCTGCGAGATGGGCGCTGTCTGTGGACGGTGATGTCTGCCCCACTCCAAAACACCCCGGCAGATCAGGTCTATCCGCAGCTCAAAGCCGCCTGGAAAGACTGGCAGGCATGGTGGCAACCCCAGTTTCCGACTCCCTAA
- the crtA gene encoding cyanoexosortase A, protein MKTFSSLNFRSVTEFRFWLVAIAAGLAAIHLTLVWRADNVDLLGSSILFFAALASLLGDRQHTLRFDSSILASVLGAMLIVFVLLRSLATPGEAFLLLAPLTAGLGLALLSSGFRGLGQYRQELLLLFCLGAPKVFIPPLFDPTLWTAKFSTALLWYGGFEVVRDGVNIHLPTGSVEVYPGCSGIEGITYLLSLAGLFVVMFPLNWLRRGLAVALAVLIAFGVNGVRVSLMAYLVASSQPEAFEYWHEGTGSLIFSMIAVLIFGGVCWLLLRWQEAAECWTALAEVGDDSTEDELFLGSSAGRAA, encoded by the coding sequence ATGAAAACGTTTTCGTCTTTGAACTTCAGATCAGTCACCGAGTTTCGGTTCTGGCTGGTGGCGATCGCCGCTGGGCTGGCTGCAATTCACCTGACGCTGGTTTGGCGGGCTGATAACGTCGATTTGCTGGGCAGCAGCATTCTGTTTTTTGCGGCGCTGGCCTCGCTGTTGGGCGATCGCCAGCATACACTGCGCTTTGATAGCAGCATTCTCGCAAGCGTGCTTGGAGCCATGCTGATTGTGTTCGTGCTGTTGCGGAGTTTGGCAACTCCGGGCGAGGCGTTTTTGCTGCTAGCTCCGCTCACGGCTGGTTTAGGATTAGCCCTCCTATCCTCTGGTTTTCGCGGATTGGGGCAATATCGACAAGAACTGTTGCTGCTGTTTTGTCTGGGTGCGCCCAAGGTGTTTATTCCGCCGCTGTTTGACCCGACGCTGTGGACGGCGAAATTTTCGACCGCTCTGCTCTGGTATGGCGGGTTTGAAGTAGTTCGCGATGGAGTCAATATTCACCTGCCCACCGGGTCAGTCGAGGTCTATCCTGGCTGTTCTGGCATTGAGGGCATTACTTACCTGCTGTCGCTAGCGGGTTTGTTTGTGGTGATGTTCCCTTTGAACTGGCTGCGTCGCGGACTGGCAGTTGCGCTGGCGGTGTTGATCGCTTTTGGGGTCAACGGGGTGCGGGTGTCTTTGATGGCCTATCTGGTCGCATCTTCTCAGCCAGAGGCGTTTGAATACTGGCATGAAGGCACCGGGTCGCTCATCTTTTCCATGATTGCTGTGCTGATTTTTGGCGGCGTGTGCTGGCTGCTGCTGCGCTGGCAGGAGGCTGCTGAATGCTGGACGGCCTTAGCGGAGGTCGGTGACGATTCAACGGAGGACGAACTGTTTCTGGGATCATCCGCAGGACGAGCCGCTTGA
- a CDS encoding WecB/TagA/CpsF family glycosyltransferase, with product MDSVKILNVQIDNLSTQELLEKLTSGVVYTPNVDHLVKLQRDSSFFKVYNDADYRVCDSKILMYVSRFLGSPIREKISGSDLFPAFYEYHKDNPDIRIFLLGAKEGVAAAAQKRINAKVGREIVVATHSPSFGFEKDEAECDRILEMIRESGATVLAVGLGAPKQELFIHKYKDQLPNVKIFLAIGATIDFEAGNVKRSPKWISEAGLEWLYRLMAEPKRLWRRYLVEDPLFFWLVLLQKLNVYTNPLRSSASDLDRIDYGTPREALAAE from the coding sequence ATGGACAGCGTTAAGATTCTGAACGTGCAAATTGATAACCTGTCAACACAGGAACTACTGGAAAAGCTAACCAGCGGCGTTGTTTATACTCCCAACGTGGATCACTTGGTCAAACTGCAAAGAGACTCGTCCTTCTTCAAGGTCTATAATGACGCAGACTACCGGGTTTGCGACAGCAAGATCTTAATGTACGTGTCTCGCTTCCTGGGGTCGCCCATCCGCGAAAAAATTTCGGGGTCTGACCTGTTCCCTGCTTTTTACGAGTATCACAAGGACAACCCAGACATTCGTATTTTCCTGCTGGGGGCCAAAGAGGGCGTTGCAGCAGCGGCCCAGAAGCGCATCAATGCAAAAGTCGGGCGGGAAATCGTGGTTGCGACCCATTCGCCGTCCTTCGGGTTTGAAAAGGACGAAGCCGAGTGCGATCGCATCCTGGAAATGATTCGAGAGTCGGGCGCAACCGTCTTGGCTGTGGGGTTGGGCGCACCGAAGCAGGAGTTGTTCATTCACAAGTACAAAGACCAACTGCCCAATGTCAAAATCTTCCTGGCCATTGGCGCAACGATCGACTTTGAGGCAGGAAACGTCAAGCGATCGCCCAAGTGGATCAGTGAGGCAGGGCTGGAATGGCTCTATCGCCTCATGGCCGAACCCAAGCGGCTGTGGCGGCGCTACCTGGTCGAAGATCCGCTGTTTTTCTGGCTGGTGCTGCTGCAAAAGCTGAATGTTTACACCAACCCGCTCCGGAGCAGCGCCAGCGACCTCGACCGCATCGACTACGGCACGCCCCGCGAGGCTCTGGCGGCTGAATAG
- the tsaB gene encoding tRNA (adenosine(37)-N6)-threonylcarbamoyltransferase complex dimerization subunit type 1 TsaB, translating to MPTALALHTSSPNLGLALSNFADVQRQQTWELGRALSTHLHDCLMAFLPPQTWADLDFLAVARGPGGFTGTRIGMVTARTLAQQLEIPLFAISSLAAVAHAAAAQMPDDSTDSTIDLAVQLSAQRGEVFGAIYRTQPQTHQLVPVYPDAVLTETDWRSLLDSWTFPWQPIDANGDRAHTAADLLALAHADWQRGDRPHWSAALPFYGQHPVK from the coding sequence ATGCCCACCGCCCTCGCCCTCCACACCAGCAGTCCGAATCTGGGTCTGGCACTCAGTAACTTTGCCGACGTGCAGCGCCAGCAGACCTGGGAGTTGGGGCGGGCCCTGTCTACGCATCTGCACGACTGCCTGATGGCGTTTTTGCCGCCGCAGACCTGGGCAGATCTGGACTTTCTGGCGGTGGCGCGGGGGCCGGGTGGCTTCACGGGGACGCGCATTGGCATGGTGACGGCACGAACGCTGGCGCAGCAGTTGGAGATTCCGCTGTTTGCCATTTCCTCGCTGGCGGCCGTCGCCCATGCCGCCGCTGCCCAGATGCCTGATGATTCTACAGATTCTACAATCGACCTGGCAGTGCAGCTATCCGCCCAGCGCGGCGAAGTGTTTGGCGCAATTTATCGCACCCAGCCGCAGACCCACCAGCTTGTCCCCGTGTATCCTGATGCCGTGCTGACGGAAACGGACTGGCGATCGCTCCTCGACTCCTGGACCTTTCCCTGGCAACCCATCGACGCAAATGGCGATCGCGCTCACACCGCCGCAGACCTGCTCGCCCTGGCCCATGCAGACTGGCAACGGGGCGATCGCCCCCACTGGTCGGCCGCGCTGCCTTTTTACGGACAGCACCCGGTGAAATAG